The proteins below come from a single Tissierella sp. MB52-C2 genomic window:
- a CDS encoding MATE family efflux transporter — protein sequence MDSKVDLLKDDVRKIFIRYLIPSVGGMLGTSLYVLGDTMLVGRALGSQGLAALNISIPMINVFNGLGLLFGIGGATVLSINRGKNEHDKIDHIFTKSIFMSIIVGIILTLVRMFFLDEICYFLGASDATFQMSKDYLGILMFFSIAFLLNTTLTVFVRNDGAPRLAMLGMLVGSIINVILDYVFIFIFRWGMWGGALATGLSPIIGLIILSTHFIRKNNKMKFIKPKIDLNIIKRIISNGGSSFIIEISAGIVIFTFNKSILDIVGDIGVSAYSIIANLSLICTAIFIGVGQAIQPIISFNYGAEKMDRVYESVKLGIYFALGLGILFYLVGVLFPKQLVSIFIKDNIELMNITINGIKLYFIGFLFMGLNVVITSYMQSKEETRSSMIISLCRGFVFIIISLQILPKLIGIEGIWLTLPIVELITVFLSILYFEKYKTAVIYSIKTISS from the coding sequence TTGGATAGTAAAGTGGATTTATTAAAAGATGATGTTCGAAAGATATTTATTAGGTATCTTATACCTAGTGTAGGTGGGATGCTAGGAACTTCACTGTATGTTTTGGGGGATACTATGCTAGTTGGGAGAGCGCTTGGAAGTCAAGGTTTAGCTGCATTGAATATTTCCATACCTATGATAAATGTATTTAATGGTTTGGGGCTTTTATTTGGAATAGGGGGAGCAACAGTACTATCTATAAATAGGGGTAAAAATGAACATGATAAAATAGATCATATTTTTACTAAATCTATATTTATGTCTATTATAGTAGGTATTATATTGACTTTGGTACGTATGTTTTTTTTAGATGAAATATGTTACTTTCTAGGGGCTTCAGATGCAACATTTCAAATGTCTAAAGATTACTTAGGTATACTTATGTTCTTTAGTATAGCATTTTTGTTAAATACTACTCTAACAGTATTTGTACGTAATGACGGTGCACCTAGGTTAGCTATGTTGGGAATGCTTGTAGGCAGTATTATAAATGTTATATTAGATTATGTATTTATATTTATTTTTAGATGGGGGATGTGGGGAGGAGCTTTGGCTACTGGTCTTTCTCCTATAATAGGACTAATTATTTTAAGCACTCACTTCATTAGAAAAAATAATAAAATGAAATTCATAAAGCCAAAAATAGACTTAAATATTATAAAGAGAATAATTTCAAATGGAGGCTCTAGCTTTATAATCGAGATATCGGCAGGTATTGTAATATTTACCTTTAATAAATCCATATTGGATATAGTCGGAGATATTGGGGTTTCTGCTTATAGTATTATTGCAAATTTATCTTTAATATGTACTGCCATTTTTATCGGTGTGGGTCAGGCGATTCAACCTATAATAAGCTTTAATTATGGGGCAGAAAAAATGGATAGAGTTTATGAGTCAGTGAAACTAGGGATATACTTTGCACTAGGACTGGGAATCTTATTTTATTTAGTAGGTGTTTTATTTCCGAAACAATTAGTTTCAATATTTATAAAAGATAATATAGAGTTAATGAATATAACTATTAATGGAATAAAGCTTTACTTTATAGGATTTCTATTTATGGGATTAAATGTAGTAATCACATCCTATATGCAATCAAAAGAAGAAACAAGATCATCTATGATTATTTCCTTGTGTAGAGGATTTGTGTTCATAATTATTTCCTTGCAAATATTACCAAAGTTAATAGGTATAGAAGGAATATGGCTGACCTTACCTATAGTAGAATTAATAACAGTTTTTCTTTCTATACTATATTTTGAGAAATATAAAACTGCAGTCATATATAGTATAAAGACCATTAGTTCTTAA
- a CDS encoding SelT/SelW/SelH family (seleno)protein: MKKLISIEYCTSUGYLGRAVALTQNILNEHKNSLEMVNIIPSSGGVFEVKLDDKLIFSKKESDRFPNDNEVEELIKKSLA, translated from the coding sequence ATGAAAAAATTAATCAGTATTGAGTACTGTACTTCTTGAGGTTATTTAGGAAGAGCAGTTGCTCTAACACAGAACATATTAAATGAGCATAAAAATTCCTTAGAGATGGTAAATATAATTCCATCTTCTGGAGGCGTCTTTGAAGTAAAACTTGATGATAAACTTATTTTTTCTAAAAAAGAATCAGATCGTTTTCCAAATGATAATGAAGTTGAAGAATTAATCAAGAAAAGTTTAGCTTAA